A DNA window from Octopus bimaculoides isolate UCB-OBI-ISO-001 chromosome 12, ASM119413v2, whole genome shotgun sequence contains the following coding sequences:
- the LOC106868460 gene encoding neurochondrin, with protein sequence MEEVEDPCLSDQDFTKQLEKCVCILKKAGTDNEKLAALMMVTKLIKADKCNLQAQKILFDAIGFKFLVRLLRTAKVPEGCNNYIYKSLSLTILSSFSGLQEVKEDPRMLTSVPLILDVLVSCLNIEQTQDDNELTEGEFKSMIDSCYDCLTAVCMTDKGRTVLIDSRSVSQLCTCYIHATYGNHRALVIIQQIISTNGAEVWTKNMKGLQELLGYLGENFSRSKEVDKFQFCDILASVFTSVSKDQIPAGNFSWQKNIPQGFMDLIKSRLEQKQRESVLMLISVIVESLGPEFLLPPNLPDAKPFLLAINLNSVEVGMIIPFSPLGQVREKSNQLSAYFSLIENTIKFLVSGEEGPPFDPSQIIQLYSILTETLKCVILFLQEITKSLQSFQATDPLLQACIRLVGVWMKEDSEALCDEIHDLVPMLLTFSKNLLCTDEVENPVVSCSGVLSPLFEGFCQLASDTKGREQLLQHEAYVPVGQYLLHALSQFPETDANILLCVETLCDLLLQLTETDTCFIDSDSIYVSLFNRISEVLHQIVFKSECLNVVAVMSLLGLTLFNSHHITREVEEVKQKTLLKSTITFLSRAHLLDSQRNRKEKVLVINEEYQVHWDSVSGYWLSTMKVLTKCIQNHPQLTTTVLLQTGWIPRLLKLLVDVQKISVHVDYSSAYLNLLYALIITKEARTVIIDNCGAEVAKKFNHSELCDVLSVT encoded by the exons ATGGAAGAAGTGGAAGACCCGTGTCTCTCTGACCAAGATTTCACAAAACAACTTGagaaatgtgtttgtattttgaaaaaagCTGGCACCGACAACGAAAAGCTGGCTGCACTAATGATG gtAACCAAACTGATCAAGGCTGACAAATGTAATTTGCAGGCGCAAAAAATACTCTTTGATGCAATTGGATTCAAGTTTCTTGTTCGGCTGCTGCGTACAG CTAAAGTACCTGAAGGATGCAATAACTACATCTATAAGTCTTTGTCTCTCACCATTCTCTCCAGTTTCTCTGGATTACAAGAAGTG AAGGAAGATCCTCGGATGTTGACCTCTGTCCCACTCATTTTAGATGTCCTCGTCTCTTGTCTCAA TATCGAACAAACACAGGATGACAACGAACTGACAGAAGGAGAGTTCAAATCCATGATTGACAGTTGCTACGACTGTTTAACAGCTGTTTGTATGACAGACAAAGGAAGGACGGTTTTAATCGACTCCAGATCTGTGTCTCAGTTGTGCACCTGCTACATACATGCAACATACG GTAACCACCGAGCTTTGGTTATAATCCAGCAGATTATCTCAACAAATGGTGCTGAAGTTTGGACAAAGAATATGAAAGGTCTCCAAGAGTTACTGGGTTATTTAGGAGAGAATTTCTCCCGCTCAAAA gaagTTGACAAATTCCAGTTTTGTGATATTCTTGCCAGTGTATTCACCAGTGTCTCAAAG gacCAAATTCCAGCAGGTAACTTCAGTTGGCAGAAAAATATTCCCCAAGGATTTATGGATTTGATTAAGTCACGTCTAG AACAGAAGCAAAGGGAATCGGTATTAATGCTAATCTCTGTGATTGTTGAGAGTTTAGGACCAGAATTTTTGCTGCCTCCAAATCTCCCTGATGCAAAACCATTTCTTTTAGCCATAAACCTGAATTCAGTGGAAGTTGGAATGATCATTCCATTTTCTCCTTTGGGACag GTTCGTGAGAAATCAAACCAGTTGTCAGCTTATTTCAGCCTTATTGAGAACACAATCAAATTTTTGGTGAGCGGTGAAGAAGGACCACCATTTGACCCAAGCCAAATAATTCAACTCTATTCCATCCTCACAGAGACACTGAAGTGTGTGATCCTTTTCCTGCAAGAGATAACTAAATCTTTACAGTCATTccag GCTACTGACCCTCTGCTGCAAGCTTGCATCCGATTGGTTGGTGTGTGGATGAAAGAAGATAGTGAAGCTCTCTGTGATGAAATCCATGATCTGGTGCCAATGTTACTGACATTTAG TAAAAACCTCCTTTGTACGGATGAGGTCGAGAACCCTGTGGTCAGCTGTTCAGGTGTTTTGTCCCCTTTGTTTGAAGGGTTCTGTCAGCTTGCCTCCGACACCAAGGGCAGGGAACAGCTACTACAACATGAGGCCTACGTCCCAGTCGGTCAATATTTGTTACATGCTCTCAGTCAGTTTCCTGAGACAGACGCTAACATCCTG cTGTGTGTGGAGACCCTCTGTGACCTTTTGCTTCAACTCACCGAGACAGATACATGTTTTATTGACTCAGACTCTATATATGTTAGTTTATTCAACAGAATCTCAGAAGTTCTTCACCAAATTG TTTTCAAAAGTGAATGTCTCAATGTAGTTGCTGTGATGTCCCTTCTTGGCCTAACACTATTCAATTCACATCATATAACAAGAG aagtggaagaagtgaaacagaagacGTTATTAAAGTCAACAATAACGTTCCTAAGTAGGGCCCACCTTTTAGACTCTCAGCGGAACCGGAAAGAAAAAGTGCTGGTCATCAACGAAGAATACCAGGTTCATTGGGATTCTGTGTCAGGTTATTGGCTGTCAACTATGAAAG TGCTGACCAAATGTATCCAGAATCACCCACAGCTGACCACTACAGTGTTATTACAAACTGGCTGGATCCCTCGATTGTTAAAACTACTTGTTGATGTCCAGA AGATCAGTGTTCATGTGGATTATAGCAGTGCCTACCTGAACCTACTGTATGCCCTGATCATCACCAAGGAAGCTAGAACTGTGATAATCGATAACTGTGGAGCTGAAGTGGCCAA GAAATTTAACCATTCTGAGTTGTGTGATGTTCTGTCTGTCACTTGA